The following are encoded in a window of Cycloclasticus pugetii PS-1 genomic DNA:
- a CDS encoding NarK family nitrate/nitrite MFS transporter, whose amino-acid sequence MSQKLNLLSFKGNIRILHTTWFAFFISFMVWFNHAPLMSVIRDVFNLTAQEVSVLLILNVALTIPARIIVGMMVDSFGPRRMFSGILIFSSFLCLFFAWAQTFEQLALARFLLGFVGAGFVVGIRMIGEWFPARQTGIAQGIYGGWGNFGSAGSAMALPALALWIGGEDGWRYALTATAVIAFFYGIFYYLSVTDTPKGSTYFKPKKVGGMEVTSKLDLALYLIMSMPIYGALALLTWKLSPKGMGWLNEQVVIITYASIAIVYLYQAMHIIKVNKDIFSKEVPDLFRYQFKQVAILDLAYMVTFGSELALVSMLPLFYIDMFGLSPVTAGLLAAIYPVMNLIARPGGGMMSDKIGRKKSLVILFSGISVTFLLLGQVSETWAVPLVVACTILCGLFSKGGSGAVYAMVPLIQRRMTGQVAGMVGAYGNVGGLIFLTVLSFVSPQVFFMVIGGTAATVLLFMFIFLEEPKGQTAEVLEDGTVELIDVT is encoded by the coding sequence ATGTCGCAAAAACTAAATTTATTATCGTTCAAAGGCAATATTCGTATTTTACATACAACTTGGTTTGCCTTTTTTATCAGCTTTATGGTGTGGTTTAACCATGCCCCATTAATGTCTGTTATCAGAGATGTCTTTAACTTAACAGCTCAAGAAGTGTCTGTTTTACTCATCCTGAACGTTGCATTAACGATCCCTGCACGCATTATTGTAGGCATGATGGTGGATAGCTTTGGCCCTCGCCGCATGTTCTCAGGCATACTAATATTCTCTAGTTTTTTATGTTTATTTTTTGCTTGGGCACAAACTTTTGAACAACTTGCCTTAGCTCGTTTTTTACTGGGTTTTGTTGGCGCAGGTTTCGTTGTTGGTATCCGTATGATCGGCGAGTGGTTCCCCGCTAGACAAACTGGTATCGCACAAGGTATCTATGGTGGCTGGGGTAATTTTGGCTCGGCAGGTTCCGCCATGGCTTTACCCGCTTTAGCTTTATGGATAGGCGGTGAGGATGGCTGGCGTTATGCATTAACAGCTACCGCAGTGATCGCTTTTTTCTATGGTATTTTTTATTATTTAAGTGTCACAGATACACCAAAAGGTTCAACCTATTTCAAACCTAAAAAAGTAGGTGGAATGGAAGTCACCAGTAAGCTTGATTTGGCGCTTTACTTAATAATGAGCATGCCCATTTATGGTGCACTCGCATTGCTCACATGGAAACTCTCTCCAAAGGGTATGGGCTGGTTAAATGAGCAAGTAGTCATTATCACCTATGCATCCATTGCCATTGTCTACCTGTATCAAGCGATGCATATTATTAAAGTTAACAAAGATATTTTCAGCAAAGAAGTGCCTGATTTATTTCGCTATCAATTTAAACAAGTTGCCATTTTAGATCTTGCTTATATGGTGACATTTGGTTCTGAATTAGCCCTAGTCTCTATGTTGCCATTATTCTATATCGATATGTTTGGCTTATCGCCTGTAACAGCTGGGCTACTAGCCGCCATTTACCCTGTGATGAACTTAATAGCTCGACCTGGCGGCGGTATGATGAGTGATAAAATTGGCCGCAAAAAATCGCTTGTTATTTTGTTTTCAGGTATTAGCGTTACCTTTTTATTACTCGGTCAAGTTAGTGAAACATGGGCTGTACCGTTAGTTGTGGCATGTACTATTTTATGTGGGCTATTTTCTAAAGGCGGGTCTGGTGCAGTGTATGCCATGGTGCCTCTAATTCAACGTCGTATGACTGGCCAAGTCGCTGGTATGGTGGGCGCTTACGGCAATGTAGGTGGCCTTATATTTCTAACTGTTCTTTCTTTTGTTTCTCCGCAAGTCTTCTTTATGGTGATTGGTGGAACAGCCGCCACCGTTTTATTATTTATGTTTATTTTCTTAGAAGAGCCTAAAGGACAAACAGCCGAGGTGCTTGAAGATGGTACAGTAGAACTTATCGATGTGACATAA
- the nirB gene encoding nitrite reductase large subunit NirB: MSNKKQLVVIGNGMVGHKFLQSMVNSDEMQNYDITTFCEETRFAYDRVQLSSYFNGKTEEDLSLVEPDFFEKNNITVHIGDRAAHIDRDKKIVTSDKGQRISYDKIVLATGSFPFVPPIPGHERENCFVYRTIDDLIDIAKAGKESKVGVVIGGGLLGLEAAKALKDLGLKTHVVEFAPRLMAVQIDDGAGAVLRKKIEELGVSVHTQKNTQGIVDGEQCLHRMNFADGSHIETDVILFSAGIRPRDDIARDCGLTLGERGGIVIDDHCQTSDKDIYAIGECALWDGKIFGLVAPGYQMAQVVADRLSLKENSFTGADMSTKLKLMGVDVASIGDAHATTEKAKIYTYVNGADDVYKKIVVSEDNKRLLGAVLIGDTVDYGNLLQLKLNDIALPEYPDALILPQRDGSGATGLGVEALPDAAQICSCFDVSKGALCQAISDGATTMASLKECTSATTGCGGCTALVGQVLNKELEKLGMDVNTDLCEHFAYTRQDLYHLVRVGKIKTFDEMIEKHGKGYGCDICKPTLASIFASCWNDYVLETPHTGLQDTNDRYLANIQKNGTYSIVPRIPGGEITPDKLITLGEVGKKYNLYTKITGGQRVDLFGAHQEDLPVIWKELIDAGFETGHAYGKSLRTVKSCVGSTWCRYGVADSVTTAIDLENRYKGLRTPHKIKFAVSGCTRECAEAQSKDVGVIATENGWNLYLCGNGGMKPRHADLFATGLDYETMIQYIDRFLMFYVKTADRLQRTSTWMMNLEGGIDYLREVVIEDSLGLAETFETEMQNVIDTYQCEWKTTVENEEKSKTFKAFVNSDKGDSQIVFVSERDQIRPARKEEIPAQLEEV; the protein is encoded by the coding sequence ATGAGTAATAAAAAACAATTAGTTGTAATTGGTAACGGTATGGTTGGGCATAAATTCCTACAGTCCATGGTAAACAGCGATGAAATGCAAAACTACGATATAACAACGTTTTGTGAAGAAACGAGGTTTGCTTATGACCGTGTTCAACTATCGTCATACTTTAATGGTAAAACTGAAGAGGATCTGTCACTTGTTGAGCCGGATTTCTTTGAAAAAAATAATATTACCGTTCATATCGGTGATCGTGCAGCCCACATTGATCGTGACAAAAAAATCGTTACCTCCGATAAGGGTCAACGTATTTCATACGATAAAATTGTTCTAGCGACAGGGTCCTTTCCCTTCGTTCCACCTATCCCAGGCCATGAAAGGGAAAATTGTTTTGTCTACAGAACTATTGATGACTTAATTGATATTGCGAAAGCAGGTAAAGAATCTAAGGTAGGCGTTGTTATTGGTGGTGGTTTGTTGGGTCTTGAGGCCGCAAAAGCGTTAAAAGACTTGGGGTTGAAAACACACGTTGTTGAGTTTGCGCCACGGTTGATGGCCGTACAAATTGATGATGGCGCTGGCGCAGTGTTACGTAAGAAAATTGAAGAGTTAGGTGTTAGCGTACATACCCAAAAGAATACACAAGGCATTGTTGATGGTGAGCAGTGTCTGCATCGGATGAACTTTGCTGACGGCTCACATATTGAAACCGATGTTATTTTATTTTCAGCCGGTATTAGACCGCGTGATGATATTGCTCGTGATTGTGGTCTGACACTTGGTGAGCGAGGCGGTATTGTTATTGATGATCATTGTCAAACGTCAGATAAAGACATTTATGCGATAGGCGAGTGTGCTTTATGGGATGGCAAAATATTTGGTTTGGTGGCACCGGGTTATCAAATGGCCCAAGTTGTAGCAGACCGGTTATCACTCAAGGAGAATAGTTTTACCGGTGCAGATATGAGCACGAAATTAAAACTGATGGGTGTGGATGTAGCGAGTATTGGTGATGCGCATGCAACCACTGAAAAGGCGAAGATTTACACTTATGTCAATGGTGCAGATGACGTTTATAAAAAGATCGTCGTCAGTGAAGATAATAAACGCTTATTAGGTGCGGTGTTAATTGGCGATACGGTTGATTACGGTAATTTGTTACAACTTAAACTGAACGATATTGCTTTGCCAGAGTATCCGGATGCATTAATTTTGCCACAACGAGATGGCTCAGGCGCAACAGGTTTAGGTGTTGAAGCTTTACCGGATGCTGCGCAAATATGTTCTTGTTTTGATGTATCCAAAGGTGCGCTTTGCCAAGCCATCTCAGATGGCGCTACAACGATGGCAAGCCTTAAAGAGTGTACCAGTGCAACAACAGGCTGCGGTGGTTGTACGGCACTTGTTGGTCAAGTACTGAATAAAGAGTTAGAAAAACTGGGGATGGATGTTAATACAGATTTGTGTGAACATTTTGCGTATACCCGCCAAGACCTTTATCACTTGGTTCGTGTCGGCAAGATTAAAACGTTCGATGAAATGATCGAAAAACATGGTAAGGGGTATGGCTGTGATATTTGTAAGCCAACGCTAGCGTCTATTTTTGCTTCTTGCTGGAATGATTATGTATTAGAAACTCCACATACTGGCCTGCAAGACACGAATGACCGTTATCTTGCCAATATTCAGAAAAATGGCACTTATTCAATCGTACCTCGGATTCCAGGTGGTGAAATTACACCTGACAAGCTGATTACTCTGGGTGAGGTTGGCAAAAAATATAATTTGTATACGAAAATTACCGGTGGGCAGCGTGTTGATTTATTTGGTGCGCACCAAGAAGACCTACCTGTTATTTGGAAAGAATTAATTGATGCGGGCTTTGAAACAGGTCACGCCTACGGTAAATCTTTACGAACAGTTAAATCCTGCGTCGGTAGTACGTGGTGCCGATATGGCGTTGCCGATAGTGTGACAACGGCGATTGATTTAGAGAATCGTTACAAGGGTTTGCGCACACCACACAAAATAAAGTTTGCTGTTTCGGGTTGTACTCGTGAGTGTGCAGAAGCGCAAAGCAAAGATGTTGGCGTGATCGCCACAGAAAATGGTTGGAACTTGTACTTGTGCGGCAACGGCGGTATGAAGCCGAGACATGCCGACTTGTTTGCAACAGGCTTAGATTACGAAACAATGATTCAATATATTGATCGCTTCCTTATGTTTTATGTAAAAACAGCAGATCGATTACAACGTACATCTACATGGATGATGAACCTAGAAGGCGGCATTGATTATTTGCGTGAAGTGGTCATTGAAGACTCATTAGGGCTTGCTGAAACGTTTGAAACAGAAATGCAAAATGTTATTGATACGTATCAATGTGAGTGGAAGACAACAGTTGAAAACGAAGAAAAATCAAAAACCTTTAAAGCGTTTGTAAATTCTGACAAAGGCGATAGCCAAATTGTATTTGTTTCAGAAAGGGATCAAATACGGCCTGCGCGAAAAGAGGAAATACCAGCACAACTTGAAGAAGTTTAA
- the nirD gene encoding nitrite reductase small subunit NirD, which translates to MNTRMVNELKSSEVDVCALTDLNENAGTAALIDERQIALFYVKKTEQVYALSNYDPFSEVNVLSRGIIGSIGDELVVASPIYKQHFNLETGQCLEDESVCINAYPVKIINGRVVVGTNS; encoded by the coding sequence ATGAATACACGAATGGTTAATGAATTAAAAAGTAGTGAAGTGGATGTCTGTGCGTTAACAGATCTAAATGAAAATGCAGGTACAGCTGCTTTGATAGATGAGAGACAAATAGCTTTGTTTTATGTGAAAAAGACCGAACAAGTTTATGCGCTTAGTAATTACGACCCTTTTAGCGAGGTGAACGTTTTATCCAGAGGGATAATTGGCAGTATAGGTGATGAACTTGTGGTGGCATCGCCGATTTATAAACAGCACTTTAATCTAGAAACAGGGCAATGCTTAGAAGACGAGAGTGTTTGTATTAATGCATACCCAGTAAAAATAATAAATGGCCGAGTTGTCGTCGGTACAAACAGTTAA
- a CDS encoding PhzF family phenazine biosynthesis protein, translated as MKVTYYTLDVFTDTLFQGAQVAVFPDAEDLPEEQLGRIAREINLSETAFVYKADEGRSTFKARIFSPDGEKDFAGHPILAIANVLVETGKVSLEGDYTSIMVKQNSQDVTANISKDANGKRYVQFTLSSMPVVDRFTPTDQELAKLLSIDEKDIDHSSYYTRLVSSGLPYLIVPLKSQADVRKACFDVKAWGESSAPAMAAQEILIFSAKTDLDDCNFHGRLMGPNISDREDPPLGSVLPTFAGYLASHEHIRLGTYSFAIDRGTAETRRSLLHVEMDKREGRPITLRVGGDSLLVSKSELLLG; from the coding sequence ATGAAAGTAACTTATTACACTCTCGATGTTTTTACCGATACGCTTTTTCAAGGGGCACAGGTTGCTGTTTTCCCAGATGCAGAGGATCTGCCAGAAGAGCAGCTTGGTCGTATAGCACGTGAAATAAATTTATCTGAAACGGCATTCGTTTATAAAGCAGATGAGGGCCGTAGTACCTTTAAAGCTCGAATTTTTTCGCCGGATGGCGAGAAGGATTTTGCAGGACATCCTATTTTAGCGATTGCCAATGTTTTAGTGGAAACTGGAAAAGTTAGCTTGGAAGGCGACTATACAAGCATTATGGTAAAGCAAAATAGCCAAGATGTTACCGCAAATATTTCTAAGGATGCGAATGGTAAGCGGTATGTGCAATTTACATTAAGTAGTATGCCTGTTGTTGACCGATTTACACCCACGGATCAAGAGTTAGCAAAACTATTATCGATTGATGAGAAAGATATAGACCATTCAAGCTATTACACACGCCTTGTGTCGAGTGGCTTACCTTATTTAATTGTGCCACTGAAATCACAGGCGGATGTACGTAAAGCATGTTTTGATGTGAAGGCTTGGGGTGAGTCGTCAGCACCCGCTATGGCAGCACAAGAAATTTTAATTTTTAGTGCAAAAACGGACCTAGACGATTGTAATTTCCACGGGCGTTTAATGGGTCCAAATATCAGCGATCGTGAGGACCCACCTCTTGGTTCGGTCTTGCCTACCTTTGCTGGCTACCTAGCTTCTCATGAGCATATACGGCTGGGTACTTATAGTTTTGCAATTGATCGTGGCACAGCAGAAACTCGCCGAAGTTTGTTACATGTAGAAATGGATAAACGAGAAGGCCGCCCAATAACTTTAAGGGTGGGTGGCGATTCATTGTTGGTCAGTAAAAGCGAACTGTTGCTAGGTTAA
- a CDS encoding molybdopterin oxidoreductase family protein, whose protein sequence is MLFGRNKKNPIAIADKKIEKWTYATCGYCSTGCAIEVGTDKDGVPVGSRGVADADVNRGKLCVKGLFEHELFESAGRGDVPLMRSNIHDEYQEASWDESFEKMASEIKRIQDTYGPDSFAIVSTGQILTEGFYTLGKLARGVIGTNNYDGNTTLCMASAVSGYKRSFGSDGPPGCYEDFEHTDCLIAWGSNLPEQHPIIYWRFKEAQEKRKFPLIVIDPRVTMLAQNADMHLAITPGTDVVLMNSLMHVILAEGLEDQDYIKANTTGFDELAAEVKNYDPITASKICGIDEDTIRNVARLYAKAGAAMNIWTMGINQSTHGSDGVVGLNNLSLLTGNIGKKGGTSLSITGQCNAMGTREWSSCSGLPGYRLLENEQDRIDIGKYWGVDPEFFPKKRGLAQTDIFPAIETGAIKGLWLVGTNPMTSMPNTARIRKTLEKLECCVVQDSYLDVETTQYAHIFLPAAIWAEKEGVFTNTERRVNIIRKVKEPYGQSKTDLHIFNGLAKQFEQGRKMNFPDNFHEVFDEMRELSKGRLVDISGMTHDLIEQNKGIQWPYTQEQVDKGEKPLKGGKRLYTEPATFRHPGGRAKLIPLPFIDNNEKPDEQYPFWLNSGRLVEHFHSRTRTGKVGNNNKYSPTPFMEMNPDTAAEQGIEHQSYVRVISRRGDAVVMVMLTQRVPRTMVFIPFHFFDCVNRLTLGLLDPHSRQPAFKQCAVRIEHVNQEVAARLNLEARTF, encoded by the coding sequence ATGCTATTTGGTCGGAATAAAAAAAATCCCATCGCGATCGCGGATAAAAAAATTGAAAAATGGACCTATGCTACTTGTGGCTATTGTTCAACTGGTTGTGCAATTGAAGTAGGCACGGACAAAGATGGTGTGCCAGTAGGAAGTCGAGGAGTGGCTGATGCAGATGTTAATCGAGGCAAGTTATGTGTAAAAGGCCTTTTTGAACACGAATTGTTTGAGTCAGCAGGTCGCGGTGACGTACCGCTGATGCGCTCAAATATTCATGATGAATACCAAGAAGCGAGCTGGGACGAAAGCTTTGAAAAAATGGCCTCTGAAATTAAACGCATACAAGATACCTATGGGCCAGACTCATTTGCCATTGTATCAACGGGGCAAATTTTAACCGAAGGTTTTTATACCTTGGGCAAGTTGGCCCGCGGTGTGATTGGAACCAATAACTACGATGGCAATACCACACTGTGTATGGCCTCGGCAGTATCAGGCTATAAGCGCTCTTTTGGTTCAGATGGCCCTCCAGGTTGTTATGAAGATTTTGAACATACCGATTGCCTGATTGCTTGGGGGTCCAATTTACCAGAACAACACCCTATTATTTATTGGCGTTTTAAAGAAGCGCAGGAAAAACGAAAATTTCCTTTAATTGTTATTGATCCAAGAGTCACCATGCTGGCGCAAAATGCAGATATGCATTTGGCAATTACGCCCGGTACAGACGTCGTGTTAATGAATTCATTAATGCATGTCATTCTGGCTGAAGGATTGGAAGATCAAGACTATATAAAAGCGAATACTACTGGCTTTGACGAATTAGCAGCAGAAGTTAAAAACTATGACCCGATAACGGCATCTAAAATATGCGGTATTGATGAAGATACGATTCGTAATGTTGCTCGTTTGTACGCAAAAGCTGGCGCCGCAATGAATATTTGGACGATGGGTATTAATCAAAGCACGCATGGCTCAGATGGAGTGGTGGGGCTTAATAACCTTAGCTTGCTGACTGGCAACATTGGTAAAAAAGGTGGGACCAGCTTGTCTATTACTGGACAGTGTAATGCGATGGGAACACGAGAGTGGTCATCGTGTTCTGGTCTACCTGGCTATCGTTTATTAGAGAATGAACAAGACCGAATTGATATTGGAAAATACTGGGGCGTAGATCCAGAGTTTTTCCCAAAGAAACGGGGGCTTGCACAAACAGATATATTTCCTGCCATTGAAACCGGCGCAATTAAAGGGCTGTGGTTGGTGGGTACAAACCCAATGACATCAATGCCTAATACGGCGCGTATTCGTAAAACATTAGAAAAGCTTGAATGTTGTGTAGTGCAGGATTCTTACCTTGATGTGGAAACAACGCAATATGCACATATTTTTCTACCAGCGGCTATTTGGGCTGAAAAGGAAGGCGTGTTTACGAATACAGAAAGAAGGGTCAATATTATTCGTAAAGTAAAAGAACCCTATGGTCAGTCAAAAACAGATTTACATATTTTTAACGGCCTAGCAAAACAGTTTGAACAGGGTAGAAAGATGAACTTCCCTGATAATTTTCATGAAGTGTTTGATGAAATGCGCGAACTATCCAAAGGACGGCTGGTTGATATATCGGGTATGACTCATGATTTGATTGAGCAGAATAAGGGCATTCAGTGGCCTTATACGCAAGAGCAGGTGGATAAGGGTGAAAAGCCGCTTAAAGGTGGAAAACGCTTGTATACCGAACCAGCTACTTTTCGCCATCCCGGTGGTCGGGCTAAACTGATTCCGCTACCGTTTATCGATAATAATGAAAAACCAGACGAGCAATACCCGTTTTGGTTGAATTCAGGCCGGTTAGTTGAGCACTTTCACTCACGTACTAGAACTGGAAAAGTCGGTAATAACAATAAATACAGTCCAACGCCATTTATGGAAATGAACCCTGATACAGCAGCTGAACAGGGGATAGAGCATCAGTCCTATGTGCGTGTTATTTCACGTCGTGGTGATGCTGTTGTTATGGTTATGTTGACACAACGAGTACCTAGGACGATGGTGTTTATTCCCTTTCACTTTTTTGATTGCGTTAACCGACTTACATTAGGACTATTAGACCCACATTCACGGCAACCTGCCTTTAAACAATGCGCAGTACGAATAGAGCATGTAAATCAGGAAGTTGCTGCACGATTAAATTTAGAAGCAAGAACATTTTAA
- a CDS encoding DmsC/YnfH family molybdoenzyme membrane anchor subunit yields the protein MIETRSDEQKYAFLRTEESREKNRYGDNIELAEEGNALREVSLNINGDTGISENPDRYKQHGFYLNADNCIGCHACEAACSEKNDNPAHISFRSVGYVEGGTYPDYQRLNISMACNHCDDPVCLKGCPTRAYTKFAEYGAVLQDPDICFGCGYCTWVCPYNAPQLDPVKGEVSKCNMCVDRLEVGLKPSCVSACLGNALDFGVIENVPENREQAQAEIPGFPTADITHPNIRFQQTRQNKREMTRTDSMPLKYHKDEEVGKYKPVVDEKHGVKKQWNWKALLMTHESSHVIFTLSTQAILGAFLIIVLGSFTGVEAIVAIQSSAAYLPLLVLMNVLLMFGFYKLNMHLGKPHRFYRGFYNLRHSPVSREIAGVSLFFSSLLGFSVFSYFEIKPLIGLFAIMGVLSGPVGLFYMYKLYRIKARPFWDHWQTASSFVGTCLSLGSLTIVFVALIADALNTTQYISLVVLLLLGLLLEAIGHVAHAADLKNSEGEGSASWYLQTTRFAWPYIISNVLLGSSIIVSCLLLDSPSSTLGWLILGLSLLSTAVIRRSLFFALVIPTTMPGAFFWKNKAFEEHAKETGLANMPQVGVRYEEHRTFKVGELIDTIKTTTAKEAIDQLKEIFYWKKVK from the coding sequence ATGATTGAAACACGTAGTGATGAACAAAAATATGCTTTTTTAAGGACAGAAGAAAGCCGAGAAAAAAACCGATATGGAGACAATATTGAGCTCGCCGAGGAGGGTAATGCGTTAAGGGAGGTGAGCCTTAATATAAATGGTGATACAGGTATTAGCGAAAACCCAGATCGATATAAACAGCATGGGTTTTATTTAAATGCAGATAACTGTATCGGTTGTCATGCCTGTGAAGCGGCATGCAGTGAAAAAAATGATAACCCTGCTCATATCTCATTCCGTTCGGTTGGTTATGTCGAAGGCGGAACGTACCCAGATTATCAGCGCCTTAATATTTCGATGGCCTGTAACCATTGTGATGACCCTGTTTGCTTAAAAGGTTGCCCAACAAGAGCTTACACAAAGTTTGCTGAATATGGTGCGGTGTTACAAGACCCAGATATTTGTTTCGGCTGTGGTTACTGTACATGGGTTTGCCCTTATAACGCCCCTCAACTTGACCCTGTTAAAGGTGAGGTTAGTAAATGTAATATGTGCGTTGATCGATTAGAGGTGGGGTTAAAACCGTCATGTGTATCAGCCTGTTTAGGTAATGCGTTGGATTTTGGAGTCATTGAGAATGTGCCAGAAAATAGGGAACAGGCTCAAGCTGAAATACCGGGTTTTCCAACAGCAGATATTACGCATCCGAATATTCGTTTTCAGCAAACGCGACAAAATAAGCGTGAAATGACGCGTACCGACTCGATGCCGCTTAAATATCATAAAGATGAAGAGGTTGGAAAGTATAAACCGGTAGTAGATGAAAAGCATGGAGTCAAAAAGCAATGGAATTGGAAAGCTTTGCTGATGACGCATGAAAGTTCTCATGTCATTTTTACATTATCAACACAAGCCATCCTTGGCGCGTTTTTAATCATTGTGCTTGGTAGCTTTACGGGTGTTGAAGCGATAGTAGCGATTCAGTCGTCTGCTGCGTATCTGCCGTTATTAGTATTGATGAATGTATTGCTGATGTTTGGCTTCTATAAACTCAATATGCATTTGGGCAAACCACATCGTTTTTACCGTGGTTTTTATAATTTACGCCATTCACCGGTAAGCCGTGAAATTGCTGGGGTTAGTTTGTTTTTTAGCAGCTTGCTTGGGTTTAGTGTTTTTAGTTATTTTGAGATTAAGCCATTGATTGGACTGTTTGCCATTATGGGCGTACTCAGTGGTCCAGTAGGTCTGTTTTATATGTATAAGCTATATAGAATTAAGGCACGCCCATTTTGGGATCACTGGCAAACAGCGAGTTCTTTTGTTGGAACATGTTTGAGTCTTGGGTCATTAACGATTGTTTTCGTTGCGTTAATAGCAGATGCTCTCAATACTACACAATATATTAGTTTGGTAGTTTTACTATTGCTGGGTTTGCTGCTTGAAGCCATAGGGCACGTCGCGCATGCCGCTGATCTTAAAAATAGTGAGGGAGAAGGTAGTGCTTCATGGTACTTACAAACAACCCGTTTTGCATGGCCTTATATTATTAGTAATGTATTGTTAGGCTCCTCAATTATTGTGTCTTGCTTATTGCTTGATTCTCCATCATCAACGCTGGGTTGGTTGATATTAGGGCTGTCATTACTTAGTACAGCTGTGATTAGGCGTTCTTTATTCTTTGCATTGGTTATTCCTACCACAATGCCGGGTGCATTCTTTTGGAAAAACAAAGCTTTTGAAGAACATGCAAAAGAAACTGGTTTAGCAAATATGCCTCAAGTGGGTGTGCGTTATGAGGAGCATAGAACCTTTAAAGTAGGTGAATTGATAGATACTATTAAAACCACAACCGCAAAAGAAGCGATTGACCAATTGAAAGAAATATTTTATTGGAAAAAGGTTAAATAG
- a CDS encoding thermostable hemolysin encodes MSALQSESEGSKQRADSEANKRVFLPHLSVVLTGLESPQRANVEAYITKQFYKNHAAQIKSFLPYLLSAETKKNITSVLGFYPAEIDNPMFLEQYLDDKAELVISRLFNLNVDRQKIAEIGNLTSSYPSTSKMLFVLIVSTLYQLDIDWALFTATKQVQSMISELDIGCIDICDAQAESLAFDSGSWGSYYKNQPKVIAGDIKKAYAILKSHPVSGFVMTNYQSTIDQLVLRVSLDR; translated from the coding sequence ATGAGTGCACTACAAAGTGAATCAGAGGGTAGCAAACAACGTGCTGATTCAGAAGCAAACAAACGAGTTTTTTTACCTCACTTATCTGTTGTTTTAACAGGCCTTGAATCACCGCAACGAGCTAATGTAGAAGCATATATTACAAAGCAATTTTATAAAAACCATGCCGCGCAGATAAAGAGTTTTTTACCTTATTTATTATCTGCAGAAACCAAAAAAAATATAACATCTGTGCTTGGGTTCTATCCGGCTGAGATCGATAACCCAATGTTTTTAGAACAATATTTAGATGATAAGGCTGAGTTAGTGATTAGTCGGCTGTTCAACCTTAATGTTGACCGGCAGAAGATAGCGGAAATTGGTAACTTAACATCGAGCTATCCTAGTACCAGTAAAATGCTGTTTGTTTTAATAGTGTCAACACTCTATCAATTAGATATTGATTGGGCATTATTTACCGCAACTAAGCAAGTTCAATCTATGATTTCGGAACTGGATATTGGGTGTATTGATATTTGTGATGCCCAAGCCGAAAGTCTTGCGTTTGATAGTGGTTCATGGGGCAGTTATTACAAAAACCAACCCAAAGTTATTGCAGGCGATATAAAAAAAGCTTATGCAATATTGAAAAGTCATCCGG